Proteins encoded together in one Rhipicephalus sanguineus isolate Rsan-2018 chromosome 9, BIME_Rsan_1.4, whole genome shotgun sequence window:
- the LOC119405434 gene encoding uncharacterized protein LOC119405434, whose protein sequence is MRRDNIFRRVSDGGLGLIHLYLWQTVSRFFFFRDSSHPIIRSFLQVNFVNCFPDLVVSSNFFARPCLWGFMEEVYFAVRFLKARFSTEYLYTVSRKTLYKDLISMLFPPPLYRSSYFDLPGHDVLKRVQKMYISPNSKTFFYKLHSETLPVKTWLQTKGIFVSSVNCCLCDVPETIEHCFVSCKDAILFWDVLQRTLQKEFEINSYTTRYLMPTPRDEVPYDMFLVIGMHSLWKTRMQDRNAEPITSSRI, encoded by the coding sequence atgcgtcgtgacaacattttcagacgagttagtgacggtggtttgggtttaatacatttgtatctatggcaaacagtttcacgcttcttctttttccgtgacagttccCATCCCATCATTCGTTCGTTCTTGCAGGTTAATTTTGTTAATTGTTTCCCTGACTTGGTTGTTTCCTCAAACTTCTTCGCACGCCCATGCCTGTGGGGATTTATGGAGGAAGTTTACTTTGCTGTTCGATTTCTGAAAGCCCGATTTTCAACAGAATATTTGTATACTGTATCACGCAAAACACTATATAAGGACTTAATATCTATGCTCTTCCCTCCTCCGCTGTACCGATCATCATATTTTGATCTTCCAggccatgatgtgttgaaacgagtgcaaaaaatgtatatatctcccaattcaaaaacattcttctataaactccattctgaaacactccccgtaaaaacatggttacaaacaaaaggcatttttgtatcgtcggtcaactgctgtctctgtgatgtacctgaaacaatagagcattgctttgtgagctgcaaagatgcgattcttttctgggatgtccttcagcgaactctgcagaaagaatttgaaattaattcgtacactactcgttatttgatgccaacacctcgtgatgaagtgccgtacgatatgttccttgttatcggtatgcacagtttgtggaagacgcgaatgcaggaccgtaacgcagagccgatcacctcatcacgtata